The following coding sequences lie in one Syngnathoides biaculeatus isolate LvHL_M chromosome 16, ASM1980259v1, whole genome shotgun sequence genomic window:
- the LOC133515119 gene encoding uncharacterized protein LOC133515119 — MDPPDSEAIHRSLQVQGRRLVEQEAESQWNEDALHDAFFQGLSPQIHSLLITVDLPLCWTPSLRWPSRSTRDLSFRGKWTRWPREIWRRPSQPLPGRPLFPPRQSPCRWRVSTGQLRPTPYSGLEHQAMREYVEELLEASLIRPSSSPGFFFVKKKDTTHRLLRTQRHHSKEQVREVIQRLLQHQLFVKMEKCEFHRASVSFLGFILAEEEIRMDPGKVDAALRWPTPASRRNEQMASRTSTEFIQNFSSIAIPLHALTAPRNTLEWTIFGKLHRRAYPHSVGPGSPVRGRGGPVGLGDQSHLVAEEYQGQKDPPVRLPVEEVDPGRAELRRRRL, encoded by the exons atggacccacccgactctgaagccatccaCCGATCgttgcaagtccagggcagacgcctggtcgagcaggaggcCGAGAGCCAATGGAACGAGGATGCCCTccacgacgcctttttccaggggctctcTCCGCAGATCCACAGTCTTCTCATCACCGTGGATCTCCCCCTTTGTTGGACGCCCTCAttgcgttggccctcaaggtcgaCCAGAGACTTGTCATTCAGGGGCAAATGGACGCGTTGGCCGAGGGAGATATGGAGGCgcccatcccagccgcttcccGGGCGCCCACTCTTCCCTCCACGGCAGAgcccatgcaggtggagggtctcgacgggccagcTGAGGCCTACTCcgtactccg gactggagcaccaggccatgagggaGTACGTCGAGGAGTTGCTGGAAGCCAGTCTCATTCGCCCATCGTCCTCACCAGGGTTCTTCTTTGTCAAGAAAAAGGACACTACACATCGACTACTGAGGACTCAAAGACATCACAgtaaagaacag gtcagagaggtgatTCAGCGGCTTCTGCAGCATCAGCTGTTtgtaaaaatggagaaatgcgAATTCCACCGAgcctccgtgtccttcctggggttTATCCTGGCGGAAGAGGAGATTcgaatggatcccgggaaggtcgacgcggcgCTTCGGTGGCCCACTCCCGCCAGCAGGAGGAACGAGCAGATGGCTTCGCGAACTTCTACAGAGTTTATACAGAACTTTAGTTCCATTGCGATCCCTCTGCATGCTCTCACAGCCCCACGCAACACCCTCGAGTGGACCATCTTTGGCAAGCTTCACCGCCGCGCCTATCCTCATAGTGTCGGACCCGGATCGCCAGTTCGTGGTCGAGGTGGACCCGTCGGACTCGGGGATCAGAGCCATCTCGTCGCAGAGGAGTACCAAGGAcagaaggatccacccgtgcgccttCCTGTCGaggaagttgaccccggcagagcgGAACTACGACGTAGGAGACTGTga